ATCAGGTCCTGGGTCGCAATGACGCCGCTTCCTGACCCGATGGCACCGTCGGGACGACACAGATGGCTCGCCATGCGGGTCGGATTGAGTCTGGTGGTCCTGAGTCTGTTGTTGATGCTGGGCGCCTGCGCCACGGTTCCGCGGGATAGCCTGTACCAGCAACTGGGTGGTGCCGAGGGCGTGGCCAGTCTGGTCGATGCCCTGATTGAAAAATCACGCACGGACCCGCGGATCGGCGAACTCTTTGCCGAGACCGATTTTGACTATTTCCGGGAGCGCCTGATCGAACAGATCTGCGAACTGGCCGACGGTCCCTGTGAGTACACCGGGTTGCCGATGAGCGATGCCCACAGCGGCATGGACATCAGCGAGCGCGAATTCAACTGGTTCGTGGAAGACCTCGAGCAGGCCATGCAGCAGGTAGGACTGCCGCTCGCGGTGCAGAACCGCCTTCTGGCGCAGTTGGTGCCGATGCACGCTGAGGTGATTCGGCAGTAGCCCAGCGGGTCGTTCTTGGCGACCTCGGCCGGTTTTGCGAGGGCAGGACGCCGAGAACGCAATGGAATCGCGGAAGAGACGCACAGGAAGAAGGGGAACGTCGGCAGCGCAGGCGGTCTGGCCGATGGGGTGTCCGGATGCTGCGCCGCAGGGCAGGCTCAAGAGCCCAAGGGTCGCGAGAGCAGCGCTTCCAGCGCGATCAGGGCCTCCTCAAGGCCATTGCGCAGTCCCAGCGTCTGCGCGCGGGTGCGCAAGGCTTGCCGTTGCGATTCATCACGCCACAGCTGGCGTGCCGCGGTGGTCAGGGATTCGGTCCGGGGCTGGCATTCGATCACCGCTGCGTGGGCCTCCAGCATCTGCAGTCGCGCCGATTGGTCGCGGGCCAGGGCTACCGCCACGCACGGGACATCCAGCGACAGGGCTTGCAACAACAGGCTGCCGGCGCCGAGCACGGCCAACTCGGCGCGCTGCAACAGAGCCATGAGCGCGGCGTTGGCCAAGGGCCCCACGCGCAGCACGCCGTCGCCGTGCTCGATCCGTTCCGCGGCCCAGTCGCCGCGAACCACCACGGCTGGCGCCTGCAGCGCCCGCGCGGCTTCGGCAAAGGCCTCGCCCGCGGGTCTGCCCTCGATCTGCCCACCGCCACCACCAGGGCAGAACAGCACGAAGGCCGGGTGCTCGTCGACAAAACTCATCACCTCGGTGGGTAAGCGCGCCGCGTCCGGCGCCTCATGCAGCGTACCCAGGGGGCGCCAGCGCACAGTCTGGAACCAGCGCAGCAGCCAGCGCTGGAAGCGGCCGGGTAGGGCGGCATCCAGACTGAGTTCCACGGACCAGTGTTCGTTGATTCGCGCCAGCACGCCGGGGCGAAAGCCGCGCGAGCGCGCCGAGGGTCGTGAGCTGAGATAGATCACGCTGGCGCCAGCGGCTCGGGCGGCACGCAACTGGGCCGGTCTTGCCGTGCTGTCGAAAATCACCACCGCCGGGCGTCGCGAGCGGATGGCCGCGATCACTTCGGTGCTGCAGCGCGTAGGTGACGCCGGTAGCGCCACCTGCTCAATGCCCGGGTCAGCAAGCGCCGGCAGCGCTGAAGCCGCCGCGGCAATGGTGATCGGAAGGCCGGGCCAGCGCTGCCGTGCACTGCGCGCCAACAGCAGAGCCCGCTGCAGCTCGCCGCTGCCGCTGCCACCCGACACCGGAATCAGCAACAGGCCACTCGGCAGCAGCCCGGCCTCAGCCAATCTCGTCAGCCAGGCGCAAGAAGGCTTCGATCACGTGCTGGCCGGTCTGGCCGGGCCTGGGGCCGCCGGAAAACAGCTCGCGCATGCGTCGGCTTTGCCATTGCACCTTGGGTTCGTTGCTGCGCTTGCCGTTGCCGAAGACTTCCAGGCCCAGCGGCGACACAAATCGATGCAGCTCGAAAAAGTAGCGCTCCTGTCCCGAGGTCAGGAAATCGAACACCGGCAGCGCGGATTCGGCGGCATTGAGGGCTCGGCCGGCACGCTTTTCCCGCTCCTGAACCAGGCGCACGGCGCTGCCGGCAAAGGCGGCGAAGGGCTCAGCCACATTGGCGGTGTCGAGATCAGCGGCGAACAACATCAGACGGGTGTAGCGCGCCGTTTCCGGATCCAGATCCTCCTCGGCGCGTTCGGCCCTGAGCTCGGCCACCAGCTTGGGCGCCAATGACCCGCCAGAGGAAGCAACCTCGGCGGTATTGAAGAAATTGCGTGCGGCCGGGCGGGCATCGAAAGTGGATCCGGCGATCATCAGACTCAGCGCAACGAAGAACTCGCGATCCTGCTCGCGCGAAAAACCCACCTGATCCAGGATGCGACAGGCCTCGGCGATGCTGGCACGTTCATTGGCGCCGATGTCGTGCCAGAAGTCGGCGGCTTCGCGTTGGCGCAGGTCATGGCAGGTGGCAAAGAGCGCCAGCAACAGCCAGTCCTGCGCCCCCAGGGCTTGCCAGCCCAGTTGCAGCCGTGCCCGCGCCAGGCGTCCGTTGAGCAGTTCCAGCGCATGCTGTTCATTGTGATACTCGTGCAGATCACGGCCCCAGCTGCCGTGGCGCGAGGCCATGCGCACAAAACTCAGCGCCAGCGCATCCTGAGCTTTCTTCAGCAGCGGCCGCCATTCTTCACCAAAGGTCGACAGATAGGACTGCCCGACCTCCTGCATCACCGCAAACAAATCAGGCCGGCGCTCGCGCAAGGCTTCGGCAGCCTGGGCAACATCGCGCACCCGGTGCTCGCAGGCGTCTGCCGGGAACTGGCTGTCCAGGTCGAGCAAGGCGCTGGCGACATCGACTTGCATGTGTGATCCGGCTTGCGTCCGAGGTTGGGTTCGTCCCGAGTATACGAGGCTGGAAGCGACGCCGGCACCTCAGATCCAGCCGCGCTCGGCAAAGGAAACCGTGGCGCCGTCA
The Rhodanobacteraceae bacterium genome window above contains:
- a CDS encoding group 1 truncated hemoglobin, with translation MRVGLSLVVLSLLLMLGACATVPRDSLYQQLGGAEGVASLVDALIEKSRTDPRIGELFAETDFDYFRERLIEQICELADGPCEYTGLPMSDAHSGMDISEREFNWFVEDLEQAMQQVGLPLAVQNRLLAQLVPMHAEVIRQ